The Lycium barbarum isolate Lr01 chromosome 10, ASM1917538v2, whole genome shotgun sequence genome includes a region encoding these proteins:
- the LOC132615488 gene encoding WAT1-related protein At1g70260 produces MGVKVAIGEKMLPCIAMIIIEACTIFLTIMASTAMSKLGMSSFVFVVYTNALSFILLIPYSFLLHRKDKTEEPLLTFPLLSRAFFLGLVGVTIAQNLAFAGLSYSSPIVACGAANMIPAFSFIIAIILRRIKINWKSQGSIVRVVGTLISIVGILAMTLYKGPVVKQYSPSFLHLATSPKLLVFTSTHENWVLGCFLFSSASFVLIIWNIIQAGTSKQHPHVMKITCLYTLFGTIQSALLALFMEKDLSVWRLKLDFELLVIVLTAIFGSLIRSSVQMWCTRLKGSSYILFFKPVGVPVASTCGCVLFAATFHYGSMFSACICGLGYYTTLWGQLKEDETKRDMKVNVFASDERAPLLQEQQEEEDSPV; encoded by the exons ATGGGTGTGAAGGTTGCCATAGGAGAAAAAATGTTGCCATGCATAGCCATGATCATAATTGAAGCTTGCACCATTTTCTTGACAATTATGGCGAGTACCGCCATGTCGAAGCTAGGGATGAGTTCTTTTGTATTCGTGGTTTATACAAATGCTCTTAGCTTTATCCTTCTCATTCCATACTCCTTCCTTTTACACAGAAAAGACAA GACGGAGGAACCATTATTGACGTTTCCTCTTCTTTCGCGTGCCTTCTTCCTTGGTTTAGTTGG GGTAACAATAGCTCAGAACCTTGCATTTGCGGGACTAAGTTATAGTTCTCCAATAGTAGCATGTGGTGCAGCCAACATGATACCAGCCTTTTCTTTCATTATTGCCATTATCCTCAG GAGAATAAAAATCAACTGGAAGAGCCAAGGAAGTATAGTAAGAGTGGTTGGGACCTTAATATCAATAGTTGGGATATTAGCAATGACTTTATATAAAGGTCCAGTAGTCAAACAATATTCTCCATCTTTCCTTCATCTTGCCACGTCACCGAAGCTCCTTGTCTTCACTTCAACACATGAGAATTGGGTTCTTGGTTGCTTCTTGTTTTCATCTGCTTCCTTTGTTCTTATCATATGGAACATTATTCAG GCGGGAACTAGCAAGCAGCACCCACATGTGATGAAAATAACTTGTCTTTATACCTTGTTTGGAACCATCCAATCTGCACTACTTGCTCTATTTATGGAAAAAGATCTTAGCGTTTGGAGACTTAAGCTTGACTTTGAACTTCTTGTCATTGTTTTAACT GCAATTTTCGGGAGTTTAATACGTAGCAGTGTCCAGATGTGGTGCACACGTTTGAAAGGGTCTTCTTATATCCTCTTTTTCAAGCCTGTGGGAGTTCCAGTTGCCAGCACTTGTGGTTGTGTACTCTTTGCTGCTACTTTCCACTATGGAAG CATGTTTAGTGCATGTATATGTGGACTTGGTTATTACACTACGCTATGGGGACAACTCAAAGAAGACGAGACAAAGAGAGACATGAAAGTTAACGTATTTGCTTCTGATGAAAGAGCCCCTCTTTTGCAAgaacaacaagaagaagaagattcaCCGGTCTAG